A part of Desulfomicrobium baculatum DSM 4028 genomic DNA contains:
- the glnH gene encoding glutamine ABC transporter substrate-binding protein GlnH has product MKRILLFAVLALALCATTASAKKLIVATDTNFPPFEFKDPESGKHTGFDVELWDAIAKEIGAEYDLQPMDFNGIIPGLQSGQIDVGIAGITIKPERAEVVDFSDPYYNAGLLILVKADNAEITDVKSLAGKIVATKLGTTSEDFAKKEAGAKEVKLFPNNDAMFMELMAGGADAVIFDSPVISEFVRTVGKEQTKIVGPLYMGQSYGIGFPKGSDLVAKVNEALKKLKDSGAYRELYIKWFGTEPK; this is encoded by the coding sequence ATGAAACGCATCCTGCTTTTCGCCGTTTTAGCCCTGGCCCTGTGCGCGACCACCGCTTCAGCCAAAAAGCTGATCGTGGCCACGGACACCAATTTTCCGCCGTTTGAATTCAAGGACCCCGAAAGCGGCAAACACACCGGCTTCGACGTGGAACTCTGGGACGCCATCGCCAAGGAAATCGGCGCGGAATACGACCTGCAGCCCATGGACTTCAACGGCATCATCCCCGGCCTGCAGTCCGGCCAGATTGACGTCGGTATTGCCGGCATCACCATCAAGCCCGAACGCGCCGAAGTGGTCGACTTCTCCGACCCCTACTACAATGCCGGCCTCCTGATCCTGGTCAAGGCCGACAACGCCGAGATCACCGACGTCAAAAGCCTGGCCGGAAAGATCGTGGCCACCAAGCTCGGCACCACCAGCGAAGATTTCGCCAAGAAGGAAGCCGGAGCCAAGGAAGTCAAGCTCTTCCCCAACAATGACGCCATGTTCATGGAACTCATGGCCGGCGGCGCCGATGCGGTCATCTTCGACTCCCCGGTAATATCCGAATTCGTGCGCACCGTCGGCAAGGAACAGACCAAGATCGTCGGCCCCCTGTACATGGGCCAGTCCTACGGCATCGGCTTCCCCAAGGGCAGCGACCTGGTCGCCAAAGTCAACGAAGCCCTCAAGAAGCTTAAAGACAGCGGCGCCTACCGTGAACTGTACATCAAGTGGTTCGGCACCGAGCCCAAGTAA
- a CDS encoding amino acid ABC transporter permease, translating to MAFQFEPSVVVDTLPMLMRGVWYTIYLTVGGLFFGFLLGVATGLMKLARPFLVRKLADLYVELVRGTPMLVQAMFLYYGVPMAVGLRIPPLIAGVIVIAINSGAYIAEIVRGAIQSINVGQTEAGRSIGLTRAQTMRYIIWPQAFKRMIPPLGNQFIISLKDTSLLMVIGVGELLRTGQEIVAVNFRAFEVYMAVAMVYLVMTMSIAKALKILETRLINKTSGKSA from the coding sequence ATGGCCTTTCAATTCGAACCAAGCGTCGTTGTCGACACCTTGCCCATGCTCATGCGCGGAGTCTGGTACACGATCTACCTGACCGTCGGCGGCCTTTTTTTCGGCTTTCTGCTCGGCGTGGCCACTGGGCTCATGAAGCTGGCCCGCCCCTTTCTCGTACGCAAACTGGCCGACCTCTACGTGGAGCTCGTTCGCGGCACGCCCATGCTGGTACAGGCCATGTTCCTCTACTACGGCGTGCCCATGGCCGTGGGGCTGCGCATCCCTCCGCTCATCGCCGGAGTCATCGTCATCGCCATCAACTCCGGAGCCTACATCGCCGAGATCGTGCGCGGAGCCATCCAGTCCATCAATGTCGGCCAGACCGAGGCAGGACGCTCCATCGGCCTGACCCGGGCCCAGACCATGCGCTACATCATCTGGCCGCAGGCCTTCAAACGCATGATCCCGCCGCTGGGCAACCAGTTCATCATCAGCCTCAAAGACACCTCATTGCTCATGGTCATCGGCGTGGGCGAACTGCTGCGCACCGGCCAGGAGATCGTGGCCGTCAATTTCCGGGCGTTCGAGGTCTACATGGCCGTGGCCATGGTCTATCTGGTCATGACCATGAGCATCGCCAAGGCTCTGAAAATTCTCGAAACCAGACTGATTAACAAGACCAGCGGAAAAAGCGCATGA